One genomic segment of Thermoanaerobaculia bacterium includes these proteins:
- the ald gene encoding alanine dehydrogenase → MIVGLPKEIKDNENRVGLVPAGVAALTKAGHEVIVEKGAGIGSGIEDAEYAAAGGRVVAAADEVFARAEMIVKVKEPIEPEYARMRAGQILYTYLHLAPAGKLTDVLLERKVTGVAYETITGRDGALPLLTPMSEVAGRMSVHVGAYYLQKSNGGRGVLLSGVPGVPPADVVIIGGGVVGTNAARIASGMGADVTILETSPDRMRELDDIFLGRVKTVASNPHTLEAGCRRADLLVGAVLIPGAAAPKLVTRELIGVMKKGAVAVDVAVDQGGCFATTHATTHSDPVYTIDGVIHYCVANMPGAVARTSTFALTNSTLRYALELAGKGFARAVSENANLANGVNTYDGRITYEAVAQAQGKPYTPLSALLKGAAATSRA, encoded by the coding sequence ATGATCGTCGGCCTCCCGAAAGAGATCAAGGACAACGAGAACCGCGTCGGGCTCGTTCCGGCGGGTGTCGCCGCGCTGACGAAGGCGGGGCACGAGGTGATCGTCGAGAAGGGCGCCGGCATCGGCTCCGGGATCGAGGACGCCGAGTACGCCGCGGCGGGCGGGCGGGTCGTCGCAGCGGCGGACGAGGTCTTCGCGCGCGCGGAGATGATCGTGAAGGTCAAGGAGCCGATCGAGCCGGAGTACGCGCGGATGCGCGCCGGCCAGATTCTCTACACGTACCTGCATCTGGCCCCCGCCGGGAAGCTCACCGACGTCCTTCTCGAGCGGAAGGTGACCGGGGTCGCCTACGAGACGATCACCGGCCGCGACGGGGCGCTCCCGCTGCTGACTCCGATGTCGGAGGTCGCGGGGCGGATGTCGGTGCACGTCGGCGCCTACTACCTCCAGAAGTCCAACGGCGGCCGGGGCGTGCTCCTCTCCGGCGTGCCGGGCGTTCCTCCCGCCGACGTCGTGATCATCGGCGGCGGCGTCGTCGGCACCAACGCCGCGCGGATCGCTTCCGGGATGGGGGCGGACGTGACGATCCTCGAGACCTCCCCCGACCGGATGCGCGAGCTCGACGACATCTTCCTCGGCCGGGTGAAGACCGTCGCGTCGAACCCCCACACGCTCGAGGCCGGGTGCCGGCGCGCGGACCTCCTCGTCGGCGCCGTGCTCATCCCGGGCGCCGCGGCGCCGAAGCTCGTGACGCGAGAGCTGATCGGCGTGATGAAGAAGGGGGCCGTGGCGGTCGACGTCGCGGTCGACCAGGGCGGATGCTTCGCCACCACCCACGCGACGACGCACTCCGACCCCGTGTACACGATCGACGGGGTGATCCACTACTGTGTCGCGAACATGCCGGGGGCGGTCGCCCGCACCTCCACCTTCGCGCTGACGAACTCGACCCTGCGCTACGCGCTCGAGCTCGCCGGCAAGGGCTTCGCGCGCGCGGTCTCGGAGAACGCGAACCTCGCCAACGGCGTGAACACGTACGACGGGCGGATCACCTACGAGGCGGTCGCGCAGGCGCAGGGGAAGCCCTACACCCCGCTGTCGGCGCTGCTCAAGGGCGCGGCCGCGACCTCGCGCGCCTAG
- a CDS encoding RluA family pseudouridine synthase, translating to MTIRRYSVGRGTAGRRLDRFLAGVCGDISRSRLQKLIEEGAVRVDGVVELRPSRSTADGQTVELDVPAAPPKTALLAEDIPLEILFEDDQLLILNKPPGLVVHPAPGHHSGTVANAILHHCRENLPAGGDPLRPGIVHRLDRETSGALVVAKTDRAHESLARQMKKRQIRKEYVALAAGRPPLRKGAIALAIGRDPKDRKKMKGFAAPSPPAIREAKTLYAIEREWPGLDLSLLRLTLVTGRTHQIRVHLAAIRCPVVGDPVYGRPRYEKVRDAELKRRLAEFPRQALHAERIAFRHPVTGETVDVEAPWPADLRELVESLPA from the coding sequence GTGACCATCCGCCGCTATTCCGTCGGGCGCGGGACCGCCGGACGCCGGCTCGACCGCTTCCTCGCCGGCGTCTGCGGCGACATCTCCCGCTCCCGCCTCCAGAAGCTCATCGAGGAAGGCGCCGTGCGCGTGGACGGCGTTGTCGAGCTCCGCCCGTCGCGCTCGACGGCGGACGGACAGACGGTGGAGCTCGACGTCCCCGCCGCGCCGCCGAAAACGGCGCTCCTGGCCGAGGACATTCCCCTCGAGATCCTGTTCGAGGACGACCAGCTCCTGATCCTCAACAAGCCGCCGGGCCTCGTCGTCCATCCCGCGCCCGGGCACCATTCCGGGACGGTCGCCAATGCGATCCTCCACCACTGCCGCGAGAACCTTCCCGCCGGAGGCGACCCGCTCCGCCCCGGCATCGTCCATCGCCTCGACCGCGAGACCTCGGGCGCCCTCGTCGTGGCCAAGACCGACCGCGCGCACGAATCGCTCGCGCGGCAGATGAAGAAACGGCAGATCCGGAAAGAGTACGTCGCCCTCGCCGCCGGGCGGCCGCCGCTCCGAAAGGGAGCGATCGCGCTCGCGATCGGGCGCGACCCGAAGGATCGCAAGAAGATGAAGGGCTTCGCCGCGCCCTCCCCGCCCGCGATCCGGGAAGCGAAGACCCTCTACGCGATCGAGCGGGAGTGGCCGGGGCTCGATCTCTCGCTGCTCCGGCTCACGCTCGTCACCGGGCGCACCCACCAGATCCGCGTGCATCTGGCCGCGATCCGCTGCCCGGTCGTCGGCGATCCCGTCTACGGGCGGCCGCGCTACGAGAAGGTGCGCGACGCGGAGCTGAAGAGACGTCTCGCGGAGTTTCCCCGCCAGGCGCTCCACGCCGAACGGATCGCGTTCCGGCATCCGGTCACGGGCGAGACCGTCGACGTCGAAGCGCCCTGGCCGGCGGACCTTCGGGAGCTGGTGGAATCGCTCCCGGCCTGA
- a CDS encoding glycogen synthase, giving the protein MRVLFLAAEAAPLAKVGGLGDVAGSLPRALAALGLDVRVAIPDATPVEERGFAPVPVARFSVPSAHGAEGASVARVEADGFPFFLVGGSPIPRHGRVYGRGIDEDGPKFAFFSRAALEFCRHSGWQPDLVHCHDSHAAPAAAWLSEASGDPFFRGTASLLTIHNLPYMGTGADAALADYGIPVTGDGLPDWARGALLPVGIARADEISTVSPTYAREILTPEFGCGLDGLLRSRSDRLSGILNGIDLAVWDPAADPALARPFDAGRLDARRENREALRRELGLDPDPQAPIVGVVARLDHQKGFDAAAPALARWLGSGGQLAVLGSGDAAIESRLAELAAAHPSRAAVRFRFDPDLARRIYAGSDLFLIPSRYEPCGLTQMIAMRYGSVPVARDTGGLSDTIRDAAGPDGTGFLFGPLDAEAVSGALERARAMHRRPAQWRALVLRAMAQDFSWTRSARAYAALYDRAAARRQESVAR; this is encoded by the coding sequence GTGCGCGTCCTCTTTCTCGCCGCCGAAGCGGCGCCGCTCGCCAAGGTCGGGGGCCTGGGAGACGTCGCCGGGTCCCTTCCGCGCGCGCTCGCCGCTCTCGGCCTCGACGTTCGCGTCGCGATTCCCGACGCGACGCCGGTCGAGGAGCGCGGCTTCGCGCCCGTGCCGGTCGCCCGCTTCTCGGTCCCGTCCGCCCACGGCGCGGAGGGGGCGTCGGTCGCGCGGGTGGAGGCGGACGGCTTCCCGTTCTTCCTCGTGGGAGGATCGCCGATACCGCGCCATGGCCGCGTGTACGGAAGGGGGATCGACGAGGACGGCCCGAAGTTCGCGTTCTTCTCCCGCGCGGCGCTGGAGTTCTGCCGGCACTCCGGGTGGCAGCCGGATCTCGTTCATTGCCACGACTCGCATGCGGCGCCCGCCGCGGCCTGGCTCTCCGAAGCGTCCGGCGATCCGTTCTTTCGCGGGACGGCGTCGCTCCTGACGATCCACAACCTCCCGTACATGGGAACGGGCGCCGACGCGGCGCTCGCCGACTACGGCATCCCGGTCACGGGCGACGGCCTTCCCGACTGGGCGCGCGGCGCGCTTCTTCCCGTGGGGATCGCCCGCGCCGACGAGATCAGCACCGTCAGTCCGACCTACGCGCGGGAGATCCTCACGCCGGAATTCGGATGCGGCCTCGACGGGCTCCTGCGCTCCCGCTCGGACCGCCTCTCGGGCATCCTGAACGGCATCGACCTCGCCGTCTGGGATCCGGCCGCCGATCCCGCGCTCGCCCGCCCGTTCGACGCCGGCCGCCTCGACGCGAGGCGCGAAAACCGCGAAGCCCTCCGGCGGGAGCTGGGGCTCGATCCCGACCCGCAGGCGCCGATCGTCGGCGTCGTCGCCCGTCTCGACCACCAGAAAGGGTTCGACGCCGCGGCGCCCGCGCTCGCGCGCTGGCTCGGCTCGGGCGGGCAACTCGCGGTGCTCGGCTCCGGCGATGCCGCGATCGAATCGCGCCTGGCCGAGCTCGCGGCCGCGCATCCGTCGCGGGCGGCGGTGCGGTTCCGGTTCGACCCCGATCTCGCCCGCAGGATCTACGCCGGGTCCGACCTGTTCCTGATCCCCTCCCGGTACGAGCCCTGCGGCCTCACCCAGATGATCGCGATGCGGTACGGCTCCGTGCCGGTCGCCCGCGACACGGGAGGGCTCTCCGACACGATCCGCGACGCCGCGGGGCCCGACGGGACGGGCTTCCTCTTCGGCCCCCTCGACGCGGAGGCGGTCTCCGGCGCGCTCGAACGCGCCCGCGCGATGCACCGGCGTCCGGCACAGTGGCGGGCGCTCGTTCTCCGCGCGATGGCGCAGGACTTCTCCTGGACGCGGTCCGCCCGCGCCTACGCGGCGCTGTACGATCGGGCCGCGGCGCGGCGGCAGGAGAGCGTCGCCCGA
- the lgt gene encoding prolipoprotein diacylglyceryl transferase, producing MHPKLISIGTFYLPTYGVMLAIAYLVAIWLLTRKAEREGLPKNEISDLSIAILAAAILGAKVLLAIVDFKEYLADPASASELIRSGGVFQGGLIAATVVGLWYIRRHRLPMWRITDMAAPSIALGEAIGRWGCLAAGCCYGKPTNVPWAITFRNPFAHEAVGTPLNVPLHPTQIYLSLNALLLFAICEWVYRHKKFDGQVFWIYVLGYALTRGIIEEFRGDLVRGFVVPGVLSTAQFIGILMALASIVMLFVLRRRGAMAGQEA from the coding sequence ATGCACCCCAAGCTCATCTCGATCGGCACGTTCTACCTCCCGACCTACGGGGTGATGCTCGCGATCGCCTACCTCGTCGCGATCTGGCTGCTGACCCGGAAGGCGGAGCGTGAAGGGCTGCCGAAGAACGAGATCTCGGATCTCTCGATCGCGATCCTCGCGGCGGCGATCCTCGGCGCGAAAGTGCTGCTCGCGATCGTCGACTTCAAGGAATACCTCGCCGACCCGGCCAGCGCCTCCGAGCTGATCCGCTCGGGCGGCGTGTTCCAGGGAGGCCTGATCGCCGCGACGGTCGTGGGGCTCTGGTACATCCGCCGGCACCGCCTTCCGATGTGGCGGATCACCGACATGGCCGCGCCGTCGATCGCGCTCGGCGAGGCGATCGGGCGCTGGGGATGCCTCGCCGCGGGGTGCTGCTACGGCAAGCCGACGAACGTCCCCTGGGCGATCACCTTCCGCAACCCGTTCGCGCACGAGGCCGTCGGGACGCCGTTGAACGTCCCGCTCCATCCGACCCAGATCTATCTGTCGTTGAACGCGCTGCTGCTCTTCGCGATCTGCGAGTGGGTCTACCGGCACAAGAAGTTCGACGGCCAGGTGTTCTGGATCTACGTCCTCGGCTACGCGCTGACGCGCGGCATCATCGAGGAGTTCCGGGGCGACCTCGTCCGGGGCTTCGTGGTCCCCGGCGTGCTCTCGACGGCCCAGTTCATCGGGATACTCATGGCGCTCGCCTCGATCGTGATGCTCTTCGTCCTGCGGCGACGGGGAGCGATGGCCGGGCAGGAGGCCTGA
- a CDS encoding polymer-forming cytoskeletal protein — MIGSQIKVVGEISGDEDVEILGRVEGTILLKKDLVISSAGTADAKIHAKNVTIAGKVKGDVTADERVELLASASLEGNIRAPKIVISEGAHFRGNVDMSTRPEGGRGPEPGRPAAPPAPVHESK; from the coding sequence GTGATCGGAAGCCAGATCAAGGTCGTGGGCGAGATTTCCGGAGACGAGGACGTCGAGATCCTCGGCCGAGTCGAGGGGACGATTCTGCTCAAGAAGGACCTCGTGATTTCGAGCGCGGGGACGGCCGACGCGAAGATCCACGCCAAGAACGTGACGATCGCCGGCAAAGTGAAGGGAGACGTCACGGCCGACGAGCGCGTCGAGCTCCTCGCTTCGGCGTCGCTCGAGGGGAACATCCGGGCGCCGAAGATCGTCATCTCGGAAGGGGCGCACTTCCGCGGCAACGTCGACATGAGCACGCGCCCCGAAGGCGGGCGCGGCCCGGAGCCCGGCAGACCGGCGGCGCCGCCCGCCCCCGTGCACGAGAGCAAATGA
- a CDS encoding aldehyde dehydrogenase family protein, with protein MSGSDDLNFIGGRWVPSASGKTFENRNPADRDDRVGRYQRSTAKDVDDAVAAARKAYRAWRLTPAPKRAEFLFAAGDILKRRKEEIARLMTREMGKVLVETRGDVQEAIDMAFLAAGEGRRLFGVTAPSELANKFAMAVRDPIGVCGFITPWNFPIAIPAWKSMAALICGNTIVIKPATDTPASVIELAKVFVEAGLPDGVFNVVTGTGSEVGDPIVHHPEVNVISFTGSTSVGKAIGVECAKQNKRFHLEMGGKNAILIMDDADLDLAVEGAVWGAFGTTGQRCTASSRLLVHRAVLAEFEGRLVARAKKLKVGNGLEEGVDMGPCVSESQRETVAKYVEIGRGEGKLLTGGRKLTDGAWAKGWFHEPTIFEARRDARVSCEEIFGPVTTIIPVDSLEEGIDVANGVAYGLSGAIYTRDVNKAFTAMRDFETGLFYVNAATIGAEVHLPFGGVKDTGNGHREAGVAGIDVFSEWKSIYVDFSGRLQKAQIDT; from the coding sequence ATGAGCGGCAGCGACGACCTGAATTTCATCGGGGGACGCTGGGTCCCCTCGGCCTCCGGAAAAACCTTCGAGAATCGAAACCCCGCGGACCGGGACGACCGGGTCGGCCGGTACCAGAGATCCACGGCAAAGGACGTCGACGACGCCGTCGCGGCGGCGCGCAAGGCGTATCGCGCCTGGCGGCTCACCCCGGCGCCCAAGCGGGCCGAGTTCCTGTTCGCCGCGGGCGACATCCTCAAGCGGCGCAAGGAGGAGATCGCCCGCCTCATGACGCGCGAGATGGGGAAGGTCCTCGTCGAGACGCGCGGCGACGTTCAGGAGGCGATCGACATGGCGTTCCTCGCCGCCGGCGAGGGAAGACGCCTCTTCGGCGTGACCGCGCCGTCGGAGCTCGCGAACAAGTTCGCGATGGCGGTGCGCGATCCCATCGGCGTGTGCGGCTTCATCACGCCCTGGAACTTCCCGATCGCGATTCCGGCGTGGAAGTCGATGGCGGCGCTGATCTGCGGGAACACGATCGTGATCAAGCCGGCGACCGACACCCCCGCATCCGTCATCGAGCTCGCGAAGGTGTTCGTCGAGGCCGGCCTGCCCGACGGCGTCTTCAACGTCGTGACGGGCACAGGCTCGGAAGTCGGCGACCCGATCGTCCACCATCCGGAGGTGAACGTGATCTCGTTCACCGGGTCGACCTCGGTCGGCAAGGCGATCGGCGTCGAGTGCGCGAAGCAGAACAAGCGCTTCCATCTCGAGATGGGGGGGAAGAACGCGATCCTGATCATGGACGACGCGGACCTCGACCTCGCCGTCGAGGGCGCGGTGTGGGGCGCGTTCGGCACGACCGGGCAGCGCTGCACGGCGTCGTCGCGGCTCCTCGTCCATCGCGCCGTGCTCGCGGAATTCGAGGGGCGGCTCGTCGCGCGTGCGAAGAAGCTCAAGGTCGGCAACGGCCTCGAGGAAGGCGTCGACATGGGACCGTGCGTCTCGGAGTCGCAGCGCGAAACCGTCGCGAAGTACGTCGAGATCGGCCGGGGGGAGGGGAAGCTCCTGACGGGCGGCCGGAAGCTGACCGACGGCGCCTGGGCGAAGGGGTGGTTCCACGAGCCCACGATCTTCGAGGCCCGTCGCGACGCGCGCGTCTCGTGCGAGGAGATCTTCGGGCCGGTCACGACGATCATCCCGGTCGATTCCCTCGAGGAGGGGATCGACGTGGCCAACGGCGTCGCCTACGGCCTCTCCGGGGCGATCTACACGCGCGACGTGAACAAGGCGTTCACGGCGATGCGCGACTTCGAGACCGGGCTCTTCTACGTGAACGCGGCGACGATCGGCGCGGAAGTCCACCTCCCGTTCGGCGGGGTCAAGGACACCGGCAACGGGCACCGCGAGGCGGGGGTCGCGGGGATCGACGTGTTCTCGGAGTGGAAGTCGATCTACGTGGATTTCTCCGGGCGGCTCCAGAAAGCCCAGATCGACACGTAG